Genomic window (Thomasclavelia spiroformis DSM 1552):
ATAAGAATTGTCAATCGGGTAATTAGATTCTATTATTTTTATATTTTGCATAATCTAATTATACCAAAAATAGCACTTATACTCATCTGAGTTTAAGTGCTATTTTTTTATTTTTGGTCAAACACATTATTTTAATGCGTTACAGCCTCTAACCAATAAATAATTTATTTAGTTCTTTAATTGCATTTTCATCACCAAAAGCTAAAATATTTTGACCCGCTTCAATAACTGTATCTCCATGTGGAATAACCATTTCATCATTATCATCATAAATTGCAATTAAAATTGCATTATTAGGCAAAACAATATTTGAAATAGTTTTACCAACATAACTTGACTTATAATCTACATGAATTCGTACAATTGAATAATCCCCTTTTGATAGCTTCATTAAAGTCATAATTGATCGATAATTCATTTCATCAGCAATCATATGACCAATAATATCAGCTTGGTTGATTTTAACATCAACACCCATTCCGGTATTAAATAGCCAAGCATTTTTAGGGTTATTAACTCGTGCAATAACTCTTAAAACACCATATTCAAATTTTGCTAACATGGCTGTTGTTAAATTGACTTCATCTAATCCAGTGACACAAACCAAAGCCTCACAAGTTCTAATATTTGCTTTTTCTAATACTTCAATGTCAGTTCCATCACCAATTATCAGACATTCTTCTGGTAATCCGGATTTTTTATAATTTTCAATTGCTTTAACACGATTTTCAATAACTTTTACGGTATGATTATTTTTTAACAATAATCCTGCAATATATGAACCAATTTGGCCTCCACCAACAATAATTATCTCCATTTTTATCACCTCTTAATATAAAGTTTGCTTAAATTTTGCTATCGATTCGTCTAATACTGAAAAATAAATTGTATCATTATCTTTTATTTTTGTATCCTTTAAAGGCATCATTGTATTATCATTCCGTTCAATTGCAACAATTTCAAATTCACCACGTGATGATATTTCTTCAACAGTTTTATTTATTAAAACCAATGGTGCCTTTAATTTAATTATTTTTATTTCACTATTTTCCCCAATCTTCTTTACAACTTGCAAACGATTATTATCAAAATAATCCAAAATTCTTTCAACACCTAAATCTGTAATTGAAATAATATGAATTCCCATTGAACGAAAAATACGTGCTTTTGATTTATCATACATTCTTGCAACAACATTATTAACATGATAAATATTATGTGCAATATTACTAACAACTGCATTAATTGCATCACTACTTGAACAACTAATTAAAGCATCAGCCATTTTAATTCCTG
Coding sequences:
- a CDS encoding potassium channel family protein, whose protein sequence is MEIIIVGGGQIGSYIAGLLLKNNHTVKVIENRVKAIENYKKSGLPEECLIIGDGTDIEVLEKANIRTCEALVCVTGLDEVNLTTAMLAKFEYGVLRVIARVNNPKNAWLFNTGMGVDVKINQADIIGHMIADEMNYRSIMTLMKLSKGDYSIVRIHVDYKSSYVGKTISNIVLPNNAILIAIYDDNDEMVIPHGDTVIEAGQNILAFGDENAIKELNKLFIG
- a CDS encoding potassium channel family protein, producing MKIIIVGCGKFGTRLANYLNNQNHDVTVIDNRLEAFNNLGTNFTGRTLLGMGYDKDILEAAGIKMADALISCSSSDAINAVVSNIAHNIYHVNNVVARMYDKSKARIFRSMGIHIISITDLGVERILDYFDNNRLQVVKKIGENSEIKIIKLKAPLVLINKTVEEISSRGEFEIVAIERNDNTMMPLKDTKIKDNDTIYFSVLDESIAKFKQTLY